A genomic stretch from Gammaproteobacteria bacterium includes:
- the era gene encoding GTPase Era: protein MSASDAGTRSGFVAIVGRPNVGKSTLLNALVGEKVSIVTPKPHTTRHRILGILNRDGDQAVFVDTPGHARRSKRALHRLMARAVVHAIEECDLILHVVDARGFTNEDRDVADMLKPRRERTLLVLNKVDLVRPRSKLLPLLKRLDDELAFAALVPVSARTGENLDGLVAELFRRLPPGPPLFPREVKTDRDVVFRSAEVIREKLMNQLRQEVPYGLTVEIEHLARNEDGQWLVHALIWLERESHKPIVIGRDGAVLKQAGREARLELRKLLGDRVHLELWVKVREHWSDSERELGRLGYDLE from the coding sequence GTGAGCGCGAGTGACGCCGGCACGCGTTCCGGCTTCGTCGCGATCGTCGGCCGGCCGAACGTCGGCAAGTCGACGTTGCTGAACGCGCTCGTCGGCGAAAAGGTCAGCATCGTCACGCCCAAGCCGCACACGACGCGGCACCGCATTCTCGGCATCTTGAACCGCGACGGGGACCAGGCCGTGTTCGTCGACACGCCCGGGCACGCGCGCCGCTCGAAGCGCGCGCTCCACAGGCTGATGGCGCGTGCGGTCGTTCACGCGATCGAGGAGTGCGATCTGATTCTGCACGTCGTCGACGCCCGCGGCTTCACGAACGAGGACCGCGACGTGGCCGACATGCTGAAGCCGCGCCGCGAGCGGACTTTGCTCGTGCTGAACAAGGTCGATCTCGTGCGGCCGCGGTCGAAGCTGCTCCCGCTTTTGAAGCGTCTGGATGACGAGCTTGCGTTCGCCGCGCTCGTGCCCGTCTCGGCGCGCACGGGCGAGAATCTCGATGGCCTCGTCGCAGAGCTCTTTCGAAGGCTGCCGCCGGGACCGCCGCTCTTCCCCCGAGAGGTGAAGACGGATCGCGACGTCGTATTCCGGAGCGCGGAGGTGATCCGCGAGAAGCTCATGAATCAGCTGCGGCAGGAGGTGCCGTACGGGCTCACGGTCGAGATCGAGCATCTTGCGCGAAACGAGGACGGCCAATGGCTCGTGCACGCGCTGATCTGGCTCGAGCGCGAAAGTCACAAGCCGATCGTGATCGGCAGGGACGGCGCCGTCCTGAAGCAGGCCGGCCGGGAGGCGAGGCTCGAGCTGCGCAAGCTCCTCGGCGACCGCGTCCACCTCGAGCTTTGGGTCAAGGTGCGCGAGCACTGGTCGGACAGCGAACGGGAGCTCGGCCGCCTCGGCTACGATCTGGAATGA
- the recO gene encoding DNA repair protein RecO, which produces MSDRETVLLEQAFVLHQRPYRNTSQLLECLTPGHGRVGLVARGSRRSPRGQRALLQPFVPLSLSWSRRGELGRLTHVEARGSAFELTAQRLLAGYYVNELLLRLLARGDPNEALFSCYSDCLSSLNASSSVARALRLFELRLLRALGYGLELDCDIESGEPLQPEGRYLYDVERGPRSAGERVAEEQAYTGRELIALRCETLDDEESLRAARRLLGRVLQEYLGEQPLKSRAVLKDIVTRGL; this is translated from the coding sequence ATGAGCGACAGAGAGACCGTCCTCCTCGAGCAGGCTTTCGTGCTGCATCAGCGGCCGTACCGCAACACGAGCCAGCTCCTCGAGTGCCTCACCCCCGGGCACGGTCGGGTGGGGCTCGTAGCCCGCGGGTCGCGGCGCTCGCCCCGCGGGCAGCGCGCGCTCCTGCAGCCGTTCGTGCCGCTCTCGCTGTCCTGGAGCCGGCGCGGCGAGCTCGGCCGGCTGACGCACGTGGAAGCTCGGGGCTCGGCGTTCGAGCTCACGGCGCAGCGCCTTCTCGCGGGGTATTACGTCAACGAGCTGCTGCTCAGGCTGCTCGCCAGGGGTGATCCGAACGAGGCGCTGTTTTCCTGCTATAGTGACTGCCTTTCGAGCCTCAACGCATCGTCGAGCGTTGCGCGCGCGCTGCGGCTCTTCGAGCTTCGTCTGCTGCGCGCGCTCGGTTACGGCCTCGAGCTCGATTGCGACATCGAGAGCGGCGAGCCGCTGCAGCCGGAAGGCCGGTACCTGTACGACGTGGAGCGCGGTCCCCGGTCCGCCGGTGAACGCGTCGCCGAGGAGCAGGCCTACACCGGCCGCGAGTTGATCGCTTTGCGCTGCGAAACCCTCGACGACGAAGAGAGCTTGCGGGCCGCCAGGCGATTGCTGGGGCGCGTATTGCAGGAGTACCTCGGCGAGCAGCCGCTGAAGAGCCGGGCCGTGCTCAAGGACATCGTGACCAGAGGGTTGTAG
- the acpS gene encoding holo-ACP synthase, producing MIFGIGTDIVKLERVERTVARFGDAFARRVLMDEEYQLFARTKHPARFLAMRFAAKEAVVKAMGTGFANGMWVRDVGTVPDRLGQPQVIYSPRGRAMCEKLGIGAGYLTLTDEAGLVLAVAVLLRQEKKVSDTFLEGKNGV from the coding sequence GTGATCTTCGGAATCGGCACCGACATCGTCAAGCTCGAGCGCGTCGAGCGCACCGTGGCGCGCTTCGGCGACGCTTTCGCGCGCCGTGTGCTGATGGACGAGGAGTACCAGCTCTTTGCCCGCACCAAGCACCCCGCGCGCTTTCTCGCGATGCGCTTTGCCGCGAAGGAGGCCGTGGTCAAAGCGATGGGTACGGGATTTGCGAACGGCATGTGGGTGCGGGATGTCGGCACCGTGCCCGATCGACTCGGGCAGCCGCAGGTCATCTATTCGCCGCGCGGCCGAGCGATGTGCGAGAAGCTCGGCATCGGCGCCGGCTATCTCACGCTGACGGACGAAGCGGGGCTCGTGCTCGCCGTCGCCGTGCTGCTTCGACAAGAAAAAAAGGTGTCAGACACCTTTTTGGAGGGGAAAAATGGTGTCTGA
- a CDS encoding 3'-5' exonuclease: MVSDTFSRAGTSVNTLVFDIETVPDVELGRRLYGVPELDDGAVAKIMFFKQKQARNSDFLPLPQQRVVAISAVLRTPNDLHVFSLGADGEPEQEILRRFFDGLDRYAPELVSWNGCGFDLPVLHYRCLKHGVSAARYWETGDSDPNFRFNNYMNRYHWRHLDLMDVLSGYQSSGRASLELVAQLLGCPGKLGMSGDRVWECYQRGELAEICHYCETDVLNTYLIYLRFQLIRGVYDRSRYDAECERLEAKLEQSEQPHLRTFLDAWRSARGGP, from the coding sequence ATGGTGTCTGACACCTTTTCGCGGGCGGGGACGAGCGTGAACACGCTCGTGTTCGACATCGAGACGGTGCCGGACGTCGAGCTCGGCCGGCGGTTGTACGGCGTTCCGGAGCTCGACGACGGCGCGGTCGCGAAGATCATGTTCTTCAAGCAGAAGCAGGCGCGGAACAGCGATTTTCTGCCGCTGCCGCAGCAGCGGGTCGTCGCGATATCCGCCGTGCTCAGGACGCCGAACGACCTGCACGTGTTCAGCCTCGGCGCCGACGGCGAGCCGGAGCAGGAGATCCTGCGGCGCTTCTTCGACGGCCTCGACCGCTATGCGCCCGAGCTCGTCTCCTGGAACGGGTGCGGGTTCGACCTGCCCGTGCTGCACTACCGCTGCCTGAAGCACGGCGTGAGCGCCGCGCGCTACTGGGAGACCGGCGACTCCGATCCTAACTTTCGCTTCAACAACTACATGAACCGCTACCACTGGCGGCATCTCGATTTGATGGACGTGCTCTCCGGCTACCAGTCCTCGGGTCGCGCGTCGCTCGAGCTCGTGGCGCAGCTGCTCGGTTGTCCCGGCAAGCTCGGGATGAGCGGCGATCGGGTATGGGAGTGCTATCAGCGCGGCGAGCTGGCCGAGATCTGCCACTATTGCGAAACGGACGTTCTCAACACGTACCTGATCTATCTGCGCTTCCAGCTGATCCGCGGTGTCTACGACCGCAGCCGCTACGACGCCGAGTGCGAGCGGCTCGAAGCGAAGCTCGAGCAGTCCGAGCAGCCTCATCTTCGAACTTTCCTCGACGCGTGGCGTTCGGCTCGTGGCGGCCCCTGA
- the rlmD gene encoding 23S rRNA (uracil(1939)-C(5))-methyltransferase RlmD: MAAPERIEIETAIVDLTHDGQGIADVDGRRVFVPGGLPAERVVIAPRRRRRRFTEADLVRIVERAATRATPPCAHFGRCGGCALQHMTYDAQLRFKQRVVEEAFARIAGTAPEEWLAPIVGPQWGYRRRARLGIKYVDAKGRVLVGFRERAAPYITDMSGCPVLAPPMDTVIGDLADAIAGTFLKRRIPQAEVAVGEHASAIVLRVLEPPGSEDRARLAAFGAERGIDMHVQTGGPGTVEPLGPEPRTLTYSLPEFGVTLEFAATDFVQINAAVNERMVSAAVELAGVGPEDRVLDLFCGLGNFSLPFARRAAEVLGVEGEAGLVGRAVRNATLNAISNARFITADLTQPEWPFYREHWDVVVLDPPRTGAEVPVAELRRARPRRVVYVSCHPATLARDAKVLVAEQGYRLRAARVLDMFPHTHHVEAMALFEAVG; the protein is encoded by the coding sequence GTGGCGGCCCCTGAGCGAATCGAAATCGAGACGGCCATCGTCGACCTGACGCACGACGGGCAGGGGATCGCCGATGTCGACGGCCGCCGTGTGTTCGTCCCGGGCGGGCTGCCGGCCGAGCGAGTCGTGATCGCGCCGCGGCGGCGCCGGCGCCGTTTCACGGAGGCGGATCTCGTGCGGATCGTCGAGCGGGCCGCGACCCGCGCCACGCCTCCGTGCGCGCATTTCGGGCGCTGCGGCGGCTGTGCGCTCCAGCACATGACCTACGACGCGCAGCTTCGCTTCAAGCAGCGGGTCGTCGAGGAAGCCTTCGCCCGCATCGCGGGCACCGCGCCGGAGGAATGGCTCGCGCCGATCGTCGGCCCGCAGTGGGGCTACCGGCGGAGAGCCCGCCTCGGCATCAAGTACGTCGACGCGAAGGGCAGAGTGCTCGTCGGCTTCCGCGAGCGCGCCGCGCCGTACATCACCGACATGTCGGGCTGCCCTGTCCTCGCTCCACCGATGGACACCGTGATCGGCGATCTCGCCGACGCGATCGCCGGCACGTTCTTGAAGCGCCGCATCCCGCAGGCCGAGGTCGCCGTCGGCGAGCACGCCTCCGCGATCGTGCTGCGTGTGCTCGAGCCGCCGGGGAGCGAGGATCGTGCGCGCCTCGCCGCGTTCGGCGCCGAGCGGGGCATCGACATGCACGTGCAGACCGGCGGGCCGGGCACCGTCGAGCCTTTGGGCCCCGAGCCGCGGACGCTCACTTACTCGCTGCCCGAGTTCGGCGTCACGCTCGAGTTCGCGGCCACCGATTTCGTGCAGATCAACGCCGCGGTGAACGAGCGGATGGTGAGCGCAGCCGTCGAGCTTGCCGGTGTCGGTCCCGAGGATCGCGTCCTCGATCTCTTCTGCGGGCTCGGCAACTTCTCGCTGCCGTTCGCGCGCCGCGCGGCCGAGGTGCTCGGCGTCGAGGGGGAGGCCGGGCTCGTCGGCCGGGCCGTGCGCAACGCGACGCTGAACGCGATCTCCAACGCCCGCTTCATCACCGCGGATCTGACGCAACCCGAGTGGCCGTTCTATCGCGAGCACTGGGACGTCGTCGTGCTCGACCCGCCGCGGACCGGAGCCGAGGTCCCCGTGGCCGAGCTCCGGCGAGCGCGCCCGCGGCGCGTCGTCTACGTCTCGTGCCATCCGGCGACGCTCGCCCGGGACGCGAAGGTGCTCGTGGCCGAGCAGGGCTATCGATTGCGGGCCGCGCGCGTCCTCGACATGTTCCCGCACACTCATCATGTCGAGGCGATGGCGCTGTTCGAGGCGGTGGGTTAG
- a CDS encoding CYTH domain-containing protein has protein sequence MGREIERKFLVSGDEWRRAAVRTERMSQGYLANGPRASVRVRVGAERAWLNIKVGGLVAVREEFEYPIPVADAEALLAASPEPRIEKTRHFVPYAGLEWEVDEFHGRNAGLVVAEIELEHEGQHFARPPWIGAEVTHLTRYYNVKLVEHPYCAWSDAERGA, from the coding sequence GTGGGGCGGGAGATCGAGCGCAAGTTTCTCGTCTCGGGCGACGAGTGGCGGCGTGCGGCGGTTCGTACCGAGCGGATGAGCCAAGGCTATCTCGCGAACGGGCCGCGCGCGTCCGTGCGCGTGCGCGTCGGTGCCGAGCGGGCGTGGCTCAACATCAAGGTCGGAGGCCTCGTCGCCGTGCGCGAGGAATTCGAATACCCGATCCCCGTCGCCGACGCCGAAGCGCTGCTCGCCGCCTCGCCCGAGCCGCGGATCGAGAAGACGCGTCACTTCGTTCCGTACGCCGGCCTCGAATGGGAGGTGGACGAGTTTCACGGCCGGAACGCCGGGCTCGTCGTGGCCGAGATCGAGCTGGAGCACGAAGGACAGCACTTCGCGCGGCCCCCGTGGATCGGCGCCGAGGTCACGCACCTGACCCGCTACTACAATGTGAAGCTCGTCGAGCATCCATACTGCGCGTGGTCCGACGCGGAGCGCGGCGCATGA
- a CDS encoding L,D-transpeptidase, whose amino-acid sequence MTTRIRVSLERQSLELLEDDELVREYRVSTSKHGPGERRGSFRTPRGRHVVRAKIGAGAPPGAVFRGRRFTGEIYTPELARAFPGRDFVLTRILWLSGTEVGRNRLGDVDTMRRYIYIHGAPDSEPMGVPGSIGCIRMRNDEIVELFDRVPVGTVVDIE is encoded by the coding sequence ATGACGACCCGAATCCGTGTGAGCCTCGAGCGCCAGTCGCTCGAGCTGCTCGAGGACGACGAGCTCGTGCGGGAGTACCGCGTGTCGACGTCGAAGCACGGGCCCGGCGAGCGCCGCGGCAGCTTCCGCACGCCGCGGGGGCGGCATGTCGTGCGCGCGAAAATCGGCGCCGGCGCGCCGCCCGGCGCGGTGTTCCGCGGCCGTCGCTTCACGGGCGAGATTTACACGCCGGAGCTCGCGCGGGCGTTCCCGGGCCGGGACTTCGTCCTCACTCGCATTCTGTGGCTCTCCGGCACCGAGGTCGGGCGCAACCGGCTCGGCGACGTCGACACGATGCGCCGTTACATCTACATTCACGGCGCTCCGGACTCCGAGCCGATGGGCGTTCCCGGATCGATCGGCTGCATCCGGATGCGCAACGACGAGATCGTCGAGCTGTTCGACCGCGTTCCGGTCGGAACGGTCGTCGACATCGAGTGA
- the nagZ gene encoding beta-N-acetylhexosaminidase yields the protein MSLGPLMIDLRGTSIEPDERRMLESPLVAGVILFARNFADLEQLERLVADIHAVREPPLLVAVDQEGGRVQRFKDPFFRLPPMRSLGHLHDEAPEAALDAARTFGWLMAAELRAVGIDLSFAPVVDRDLKLADVIGDRALHGDSDVVARLARRFMAGAAAAGMAVTAKHFPTHAGARADSHTDLAEDGRDYEELLDDLAPYRALISAGLPSIMVAHVIFPRLDPRPASLSPWWIRTQLRAELGFGGVIVSDDVSMAGASIGGSHAERVKAALDAGCDLVLVCNAPEAVPEVLAALEGYVNPAAQLRLMRLRGRQRQGWDALHASEEWRRACAVLEPLRSRPELVLHG from the coding sequence GTGTCGCTGGGGCCGCTGATGATCGATCTGCGCGGCACGTCGATCGAGCCGGACGAGCGCCGGATGCTGGAATCGCCGCTGGTCGCCGGCGTGATCCTCTTCGCGCGCAACTTCGCGGACCTCGAGCAGCTCGAGCGGCTCGTCGCCGACATCCATGCCGTGCGCGAGCCGCCGTTGCTGGTCGCCGTGGATCAGGAGGGCGGCCGCGTGCAGCGTTTCAAGGATCCGTTCTTTCGGCTGCCGCCAATGCGCAGCCTCGGGCATCTGCACGACGAGGCGCCCGAGGCGGCGCTCGACGCCGCGAGGACGTTCGGCTGGCTCATGGCGGCGGAGCTCCGCGCCGTCGGCATCGACCTGAGCTTCGCGCCCGTCGTCGACCGTGATCTGAAGCTCGCCGACGTGATCGGCGACCGCGCGCTGCACGGCGACTCCGACGTCGTCGCGCGCCTCGCGCGCCGCTTCATGGCCGGCGCGGCGGCGGCCGGGATGGCGGTGACCGCGAAGCATTTTCCGACGCATGCGGGCGCTCGCGCCGACTCGCATACCGATCTCGCCGAGGACGGGCGCGACTACGAGGAGCTTCTCGACGATCTCGCGCCGTACCGGGCCCTGATCTCGGCCGGTCTCCCGTCGATCATGGTCGCTCACGTGATCTTCCCGCGGCTCGATCCGCGGCCCGCGAGCTTGTCGCCGTGGTGGATCCGCACGCAGCTCCGGGCGGAGCTCGGGTTCGGCGGCGTGATCGTCTCCGACGACGTGTCGATGGCCGGCGCATCGATCGGCGGGTCGCACGCGGAGCGCGTGAAGGCGGCGCTCGACGCCGGATGCGACCTGGTGCTGGTTTGCAATGCGCCCGAAGCCGTGCCCGAGGTGCTCGCGGCCCTCGAAGGCTACGTGAACCCCGCCGCGCAGCTCAGGCTGATGCGCCTTCGCGGGCGGCAACGCCAAGGCTGGGACGCGCTGCATGCTTCCGAGGAGTGGCGCCGCGCTTGCGCGGTGCTCGAGCCGCTTCGCTCGCGGCCCGAGCTCGTCCTGCACGGCTGA
- a CDS encoding hypoxanthine-guanine phosphoribosyltransferase: MRDDRLADAVEARRRARRLLSAPEVDAVYDRMAGDIAALLAGANPVVVAVMHGGVFTAIELCRRFEFPYDFAYVHPTRYGHELTGGELDWKVEPKPELKGRTVLIVDDILDGGVTLGELERSMRSLGIERLYKAVFAIKALARPAVRPSVDFEGVHVEDVYVFGCGMDYRGYWRGLPELLAVDAPKSGT, translated from the coding sequence ATGCGCGACGACCGGCTCGCCGACGCCGTCGAGGCGCGCCGACGCGCGCGCCGTCTCCTGTCGGCCCCGGAGGTCGACGCCGTCTACGATCGCATGGCGGGCGACATCGCCGCGCTGCTCGCCGGCGCGAATCCGGTCGTCGTCGCGGTCATGCACGGAGGGGTGTTCACGGCCATCGAGCTCTGCCGGCGCTTCGAGTTCCCATACGACTTCGCGTACGTGCATCCGACGCGGTACGGCCACGAGCTCACCGGCGGCGAGCTCGATTGGAAAGTCGAGCCGAAGCCCGAGCTGAAGGGCAGAACGGTGCTGATCGTCGACGACATCCTCGACGGCGGTGTGACGCTCGGCGAGCTCGAGCGGTCGATGCGCTCGCTCGGGATCGAGAGGCTTTACAAAGCCGTGTTCGCGATCAAGGCGCTCGCGCGGCCGGCGGTCCGCCCGAGCGTCGATTTCGAGGGCGTGCACGTCGAGGACGTGTACGTGTTCGGCTGCGGCATGGACTACAGGGGCTATTGGCGCGGCTTGCCGGAGCTGCTCGCGGTCGACGCCCCGAAGAGCGGCACATGA
- a CDS encoding S-methyl-5'-thioinosine phosphorylase, whose product MSGTLGLVVGSGLPALGLDVVARSQSHTPYGPPSSALLTVEIGGRRVLCVARHGEEHSIAPHEVNYRANLWALYQHGVRRCVAVNVVGTIARDFHPGDVAVPEQLIDYTWGRESTYGSAERGVVHAEFAQPIDVDLAARIAAAAEACGQRVVRGGVYGVTQGPRLETIAEIERLARDGCTMVGMTAMPEAVLARELGMNYAICALGINYAAGRDPSGAPIHDQIERNLSEGMRRIAAVLARLVADLS is encoded by the coding sequence ATGAGCGGGACGCTCGGCCTCGTCGTCGGCAGCGGCCTCCCGGCTCTCGGCCTCGACGTCGTCGCGCGGTCGCAGTCGCATACGCCTTACGGGCCGCCGAGCAGCGCGCTGCTCACGGTCGAGATCGGCGGCCGCCGCGTGCTTTGCGTCGCCCGCCACGGCGAGGAGCACTCGATCGCGCCGCATGAGGTGAACTATCGCGCGAATCTTTGGGCGCTCTATCAGCACGGAGTACGCCGGTGCGTCGCCGTCAACGTCGTCGGCACGATCGCCCGCGACTTCCACCCCGGCGACGTGGCGGTGCCGGAGCAGCTGATCGACTACACGTGGGGCCGGGAGAGCACTTACGGCAGCGCGGAGCGCGGCGTCGTGCACGCGGAATTCGCGCAGCCGATCGATGTCGACCTCGCCGCGCGCATCGCCGCGGCCGCCGAAGCGTGCGGGCAGCGCGTGGTCCGGGGCGGCGTGTACGGCGTGACGCAGGGACCGCGGCTCGAGACCATAGCCGAGATCGAGCGCCTCGCGCGCGACGGCTGCACGATGGTCGGGATGACCGCGATGCCGGAAGCCGTCCTCGCCCGCGAGCTCGGCATGAATTACGCGATCTGCGCGCTCGGCATCAACTACGCGGCCGGCAGAGATCCGTCCGGCGCGCCGATTCACGATCAAATCGAGCGCAACTTGAGCGAAGGCATGCGCCGAATCGCGGCCGTGCTCGCACGCCTCGTCGCCGATCTTTCGTGA
- a CDS encoding diguanylate cyclase — MEIATETNNNTLDRRSLEQIVTRSSEAVMLLDALDPSRPVIYVNPAFESMTGYAAGDVLGKPWPLLGRAGDRRARAELESAMARAEAVDVELADARKDGTPWTSRVSFSPLHDARGDVRYFLVLQREAPPASAASNIEVGLLRRELGRARRKLDHMNRIDQATGLLRYEHFTEMLERDLAIARRERRSVALMAFEIVELDVYRRTFGAKAADSCVRMIGAQISGTLRRAGDLCARHSDSLLVASVLGQEVVEAEQLADKIVENVRGLKLHNPHAKSGRYVSVARAVVGGVPRADDGVEALVERARRELLPSIAAAKKSYAS; from the coding sequence ATGGAGATCGCGACCGAAACGAACAACAACACATTGGATCGCCGTTCGTTGGAGCAGATCGTGACCCGCAGCTCCGAAGCCGTCATGCTCCTCGACGCTCTCGATCCGTCGAGACCCGTGATCTACGTGAATCCCGCGTTCGAATCCATGACGGGATACGCCGCCGGCGACGTTCTCGGCAAACCTTGGCCGTTGCTCGGGCGCGCCGGGGATCGCCGCGCGCGTGCCGAGCTCGAGTCGGCGATGGCGCGCGCCGAAGCGGTCGACGTGGAGCTCGCGGACGCGCGCAAGGACGGCACGCCGTGGACGAGCCGCGTGAGCTTCTCTCCGCTGCACGACGCCCGCGGCGACGTCCGCTATTTTCTCGTTCTGCAGCGCGAGGCGCCGCCGGCGTCCGCAGCCTCCAACATCGAGGTGGGCCTGCTGCGCCGCGAGCTCGGCCGCGCCCGCCGGAAGCTCGACCACATGAATCGCATCGACCAGGCCACGGGCCTGCTGCGCTACGAGCATTTCACGGAGATGCTCGAACGCGACCTCGCGATCGCTCGGCGGGAACGTCGCTCGGTCGCGCTGATGGCGTTCGAGATCGTCGAGCTCGACGTCTACCGCCGGACGTTCGGCGCGAAAGCCGCCGACTCGTGCGTGCGAATGATCGGCGCGCAGATCAGCGGCACGTTGCGCCGTGCCGGCGACCTGTGCGCGCGCCACAGCGACTCGCTCCTCGTCGCATCCGTGCTCGGCCAGGAGGTCGTCGAGGCGGAGCAGCTCGCCGACAAGATCGTCGAGAACGTCCGCGGCTTGAAGCTGCACAATCCCCACGCGAAGTCGGGGCGCTACGTGAGCGTCGCGCGCGCGGTCGTGGGCGGCGTGCCGCGCGCGGACGACGGTGTGGAAGCGCTCGTCGAGCGCGCGCGGCGCGAGCTGCTGCCGTCGATCGCGGCCGCCAAGAAGAGCTACGCCAGCTAG
- a CDS encoding CsiV family protein, which produces MKLHPLARGVTACAAVLTVGAAAQEPSGGTSVEAPEPPVPLYRVEIIVFANEGGDPNEEYFRHHAAQSTLRELADAGPLRTFDFSPWVPADPFAEDPSGDTDDPFADADATAGGLGERRRARREDVLRARVEAAASREGGLDRPGRAGTIGPVGSESTPPVEADGAARPGAGGTAEQPGAQAADGASAAGDANAAAAPPSPLAGPPDLAFAPFPFRRLAPDELRLTDAYQRLDSLDGYTPLVHVGWIQEGLPLEEAQPFDLSYLGVANPAGSIRLHVSRYLHVTLDLDYRPQAAFGAPGAGVGAADGEAPAGEPGALGPSGPRTDPSGAFGGAAAGAGRPGSVRNDRSAPAGARRGPGRDAFAPIELSEIALPPHYTLSVERRVRSGEIHYFDHPRFGVVIAVEPYEVPAESSDDVRPAA; this is translated from the coding sequence ATGAAGCTTCATCCGCTTGCTCGCGGCGTCACCGCATGCGCGGCCGTGCTCACGGTCGGCGCCGCGGCGCAGGAGCCCTCCGGCGGCACGAGCGTCGAGGCGCCGGAGCCGCCGGTGCCGCTCTACCGCGTCGAGATCATCGTCTTCGCGAACGAGGGCGGCGATCCGAACGAGGAATATTTCCGCCACCACGCCGCGCAGTCGACGCTGCGCGAGCTGGCCGACGCGGGACCGCTGCGCACGTTCGACTTCAGCCCGTGGGTGCCGGCCGATCCGTTCGCGGAGGATCCGTCCGGGGATACCGACGATCCGTTCGCGGACGCCGACGCAACGGCCGGCGGGCTCGGCGAGCGTCGCCGCGCGCGGCGCGAAGACGTGCTTCGCGCGAGGGTGGAAGCGGCCGCGTCGCGGGAAGGCGGTCTCGATCGGCCGGGCCGGGCGGGCACGATCGGGCCGGTCGGGTCCGAAAGCACACCGCCGGTGGAAGCCGACGGCGCTGCGCGCCCCGGCGCCGGTGGAACAGCCGAGCAGCCGGGAGCGCAGGCTGCGGACGGCGCAAGCGCGGCGGGCGATGCGAACGCCGCGGCGGCGCCGCCGTCACCGTTGGCGGGCCCGCCCGATCTCGCCTTCGCCCCGTTCCCGTTCCGACGGCTCGCGCCGGACGAGCTTCGCCTGACGGACGCCTACCAGCGGCTCGACAGTCTCGACGGCTACACGCCGCTCGTGCACGTCGGCTGGATTCAGGAAGGGCTGCCGCTCGAGGAAGCGCAGCCGTTCGACCTCTCCTATCTCGGCGTCGCGAACCCGGCCGGCTCGATTCGGCTGCACGTGAGCCGCTATCTGCACGTGACCCTCGATCTCGACTACCGGCCGCAGGCGGCTTTCGGCGCGCCCGGTGCAGGCGTGGGGGCGGCCGACGGCGAGGCGCCGGCCGGCGAGCCCGGCGCTCTCGGACCCTCCGGCCCACGAACCGATCCCTCGGGCGCGTTCGGCGGCGCCGCGGCCGGTGCAGGGCGCCCGGGCAGCGTCCGAAACGACCGGAGCGCGCCGGCCGGCGCGCGCCGCGGGCCGGGCCGCGACGCGTTCGCGCCGATCGAGCTCTCGGAGATCGCGCTGCCCCCTCATTACACGCTCTCGGTGGAGCGGCGCGTGCGAAGCGGGGAGATTCACTATTTCGATCACCCGCGGTTCGGCGTGGTCATCGCCGTCGAGCCTTACGAGGTGCCGGCGGAATCGTCGGACGACGTGCGCCCCGCCGCCTGA